The Syntrophorhabdus sp. region CAGCAAATGTATATCGCGAGCAAGATGTTCCTTACAAAAGGGGTGGGCCAGAGCAAGGAGAAGCTGGTGAGTTTCGAGCTGGCCCTTCGCAATGCAAAGATAGCTCCCTTTAACATTGTCAAGGTATCGAGCATCTTCCCTCCCCAATGCGAGATCGTACCGGCAAAACAGGGGCTCAAGAAACTGACTCCCGGCCAGATAGTGCATGCCGTCCTGGCCGAGGCCTCCACCGATGAACATCACCGCCTCGTTACGGCATCTGTCGGGGTCGCCATTCCCAAGGACCGCGATCGCTTTGGATACCTTTCCGAATATCACAGCCACGGAGAAGATGAAAAGACAGCCGGTGATTACGCAGAAGACATCGCCGCCCAGATGCTGGCAACCATCCTGGGACTCGAATTCGACGTCAACGAAAGCTATAACAAGCGGCTCGACGTGTGGAAGTTGAGCGACGAGATAGTTCAGACACGCAACATCACGCAGACAAGCGTCGGCAAGAAGGGCGTCTGGACGACGGTGATCGCCGCGGCCATCCTTATACCCTAACAACAGCCGTTCCGGATCAAAAAAAAGAGGGTTAGCGGTCTTCG contains the following coding sequences:
- a CDS encoding arginine decarboxylase, pyruvoyl-dependent, whose protein sequence is MYIASKMFLTKGVGQSKEKLVSFELALRNAKIAPFNIVKVSSIFPPQCEIVPAKQGLKKLTPGQIVHAVLAEASTDEHHRLVTASVGVAIPKDRDRFGYLSEYHSHGEDEKTAGDYAEDIAAQMLATILGLEFDVNESYNKRLDVWKLSDEIVQTRNITQTSVGKKGVWTTVIAAAILIP